In Candidatus Polarisedimenticolia bacterium, one DNA window encodes the following:
- the pyrF gene encoding orotidine-5'-phosphate decarboxylase, with the protein MKQRAELIVALDTPSRDKALDLVRALRGQVSLFKVGMELFTAAGPSVIRDLKGLGAEVFLDLKFHDIPNTVARACAEAAKLGVAMVDVHLSGGAAMLRRAADEMEAVCAMNRLRRPALLGITVLTSLGEEDLPAVGIGRPPLEQVLALAALGKEAGLDGAVASGREIAALRERCGPDFVLVAPGIRPEGSSADDQVRILTPREAVEAGANFLVIGRPVTGASSPAVAARDILRSIIL; encoded by the coding sequence ATGAAGCAACGAGCCGAGTTGATCGTAGCGCTGGATACCCCTTCGAGAGACAAGGCCCTCGATCTGGTCCGCGCGCTGAGGGGGCAGGTCTCCCTCTTCAAGGTCGGCATGGAGCTGTTCACCGCGGCCGGGCCCAGCGTTATCCGCGACCTGAAGGGACTCGGAGCAGAAGTCTTCCTCGACCTGAAGTTCCACGACATCCCGAACACCGTGGCGCGCGCCTGCGCCGAGGCGGCGAAGCTCGGGGTCGCCATGGTGGACGTGCACCTGTCCGGCGGCGCCGCCATGCTGCGCCGGGCCGCCGACGAGATGGAGGCGGTCTGCGCCATGAACCGGCTGCGGCGACCGGCGCTGCTCGGCATCACGGTGCTCACCAGCCTGGGCGAGGAGGATCTCCCCGCCGTCGGCATCGGCCGCCCTCCTCTCGAGCAGGTCCTGGCCCTGGCGGCGCTGGGCAAGGAGGCCGGCCTCGATGGTGCCGTCGCCTCGGGGCGCGAGATTGCCGCGCTGCGCGAGCGCTGCGGACCCGATTTCGTCCTGGTGGCGCCGGGCATACGTCCCGAGGGTTCCTCGGCCGACGATCAGGTGCGCATCTTGACCCCGCGCGAGGCGGTCGAGGCGGGGGCCAACTTCCTGGTGATCGGCAGGCCCGTCACCGGCGCTTCCAGTCCCGCCGTCGCGGCGCGCGACATTCTGCGCAGCATCATCCTTTGA
- a CDS encoding Xaa-Pro peptidase family protein: MDKSRRDLLALSAAAAAATLLRCGDAASRSPSPDVDAKPAARPATLPPPIPPERYAARREKVAARMEQEGIDALLLTPSPSLLYLTGADLGRSERLIAMVMRRDGTCESLGPAFEAERLTGSGMPGRLTTWEESQDPVAALVGILTRVGPSPRLSVEGTTWLDDLAPLSHRMPGARISSATPLLAEFRMRKEPEEVELIRAGAQITVAAIGQLMKELKAGVSEEELLARAKAIAQESGGELDGLVQFGANSAVPHRGPGSARLRESDVVLFDMGTKIHGYSSDVTRTFAFGRPPERYSQVHETVRAAQEAGFRAARAGIPASAADEAARSIIRKAGFARYFTHRLGHGIGLQGHEPPYLVAGNPLALAEGMTVTVEPGIYLPGEFGVRLEDDVLVQAAGSEVLSAEGGA; this comes from the coding sequence TTGGATAAATCGCGCCGCGACCTGCTGGCGCTGTCGGCCGCCGCGGCCGCCGCCACCCTGCTGCGCTGCGGCGATGCCGCCTCGCGCTCGCCGTCTCCCGACGTGGATGCCAAGCCGGCGGCCAGGCCCGCAACACTTCCTCCCCCCATCCCGCCGGAGCGCTATGCGGCCCGCCGCGAGAAGGTGGCGGCCCGCATGGAGCAGGAGGGAATCGATGCTTTGCTGCTCACCCCTTCTCCATCGCTTCTCTACCTGACGGGGGCCGATCTGGGTCGCAGCGAGCGGCTCATCGCGATGGTCATGCGCCGCGACGGAACGTGCGAGTCGCTCGGACCCGCCTTCGAGGCGGAGCGCCTGACCGGCTCCGGGATGCCGGGGCGGCTGACGACCTGGGAGGAATCGCAGGATCCCGTGGCGGCGCTGGTCGGCATCCTCACGCGCGTCGGGCCGTCGCCGCGCCTCTCGGTGGAAGGAACGACCTGGCTTGACGACCTCGCTCCCCTGTCGCACCGCATGCCGGGCGCCCGCATCAGCAGCGCCACGCCCCTGCTGGCGGAGTTCCGGATGAGGAAGGAGCCCGAGGAGGTCGAGCTGATTCGCGCCGGGGCGCAGATTACCGTCGCCGCGATTGGCCAGCTGATGAAGGAGCTGAAGGCGGGAGTTTCGGAGGAGGAGCTGCTGGCGCGGGCGAAGGCGATCGCCCAGGAATCGGGCGGCGAGCTGGATGGGCTGGTGCAATTCGGCGCCAACTCGGCGGTGCCGCATCGCGGGCCCGGCTCCGCGCGTCTGCGGGAGAGCGACGTGGTGCTCTTCGACATGGGAACGAAGATCCACGGCTACAGCTCGGATGTCACCCGCACCTTCGCGTTCGGGCGCCCGCCCGAGCGCTACTCGCAAGTGCACGAGACGGTGCGCGCCGCGCAGGAGGCGGGCTTCCGCGCCGCCCGTGCCGGGATCCCCGCCTCCGCCGCCGACGAGGCGGCCCGCTCCATCATCCGCAAGGCGGGATTCGCGCGGTATTTCACGCACCGCCTGGGACACGGCATCGGATTACAGGGGCACGAGCCCCCCTACCTGGTGGCAGGCAACCCGCTCGCCCTGGCGGAAGGAATGACGGTCACGGTCGAGCCCGGGATCTATCTTCCGGGAGAATTCGGCGTGCGTCTCGAGGATGACGTGCTGGTGCAGGCCGCCGGCAGCGAGGTCCTCTCCGCCGAGGGCGGCGCCTGA
- a CDS encoding patatin-like phospholipase family protein, producing MTPAGIHGGRGGKRALVLVGGGITGAMYEFGCLRAFDDFFAGELSSLDFDCYIGTSAGAVVGMLLANGVSPASVMDIIATSQKHPLNFRAEDIFRFDWENFRRSLRRTLGMMPAVYRYYRRHRTPFSLQSLLGLLQENLPSGLFSMRDYIRYLDSLMRQMDLSPSFRGLKKELYIPAISLDRPMRTVFGDEGSRDVPISRAIAASSALPFYFEPVSIDGVDYVDGGTAQLAHVDIAINQGADRILVLNPIVPIQNDQSRVCIPSFSGGCVRIAEKGISYVWDQAARINSHEKLEMILARLKVSHPWAKIVLVEPGGTDTVLFAQHILSYASRVQILDYGYRSTRAFLRERGAEMRELFLRPAVPSPVETSLG from the coding sequence ATGACCCCGGCGGGAATCCACGGCGGACGGGGAGGCAAGCGGGCCCTGGTCCTGGTGGGCGGGGGGATCACCGGGGCCATGTACGAGTTCGGCTGCCTGCGCGCCTTCGACGACTTCTTCGCCGGCGAGCTCTCCTCCCTCGATTTCGATTGCTACATCGGCACCAGCGCCGGCGCGGTGGTCGGCATGCTGCTGGCCAACGGCGTCAGCCCCGCCTCGGTGATGGACATCATCGCCACCAGCCAGAAGCACCCGCTGAATTTCCGGGCCGAGGACATCTTCCGCTTCGACTGGGAGAACTTCCGACGCTCCCTGAGGCGCACGCTCGGCATGATGCCGGCGGTGTACCGCTACTACCGTCGCCACCGCACCCCCTTCTCGCTCCAGAGCCTGCTGGGGCTCCTTCAAGAGAACCTCCCTTCGGGACTGTTCTCCATGCGCGACTACATCCGCTACCTCGATTCGCTGATGCGCCAGATGGATCTCTCCCCCTCGTTCCGCGGCCTCAAGAAGGAGCTGTACATCCCGGCCATCTCGCTCGACCGGCCGATGCGCACCGTCTTCGGAGACGAAGGCAGCCGCGACGTGCCGATCTCGCGCGCCATTGCCGCGTCTTCCGCCCTCCCCTTCTACTTCGAGCCGGTGTCGATCGACGGGGTGGATTATGTCGACGGCGGTACGGCGCAGCTGGCGCACGTCGACATCGCCATCAACCAGGGAGCCGACCGGATCCTGGTGTTGAATCCCATCGTGCCCATACAAAATGACCAGAGCCGCGTCTGCATTCCCTCCTTCTCGGGTGGCTGCGTGCGCATCGCGGAGAAGGGGATCTCCTACGTCTGGGACCAGGCGGCGCGCATCAACAGCCACGAGAAGCTGGAGATGATCCTGGCGCGACTCAAGGTCTCGCATCCCTGGGCGAAGATCGTCCTGGTGGAGCCGGGAGGCACCGACACCGTCCTGTTCGCCCAGCACATCCTCAGCTACGCCTCGCGCGTGCAGATCCTCGATTACGGCTACCGCTCCACGCGCGCCTTCCTGCGCGAGCGCGGCGCGGAGATGCGCGAGCTTTTCCTGCGGCCGGCGGTGCCGTCCCCCGTGGAGACCAGCCTTGGATAA
- a CDS encoding MBL fold metallo-hydrolase yields MRVTFLGTGTSTGVPVIGCGCRVCTSSDPRNQRLRPSLLLEWRDFRILVDSSSDFRQQALRHRIDRLDAVLYTHAHADHVMGLDDLRIYNFRQRADLPVYGSPSTLDQLRRTFWYAFEETQEGGGKPRLDLRRIEAPFDLLGEVVTPVRLWHGDLEVTGYRIGNFAYCTDCNRIPPESMRALADLDILVLDALRPTVHPTHLSIPQALAILADLQPRLAYLVHMSHDVEHAETQALLPASVHLAYDGLVLET; encoded by the coding sequence ATGAGAGTGACGTTTCTCGGCACGGGGACCTCCACCGGCGTCCCGGTCATCGGCTGCGGCTGCCGGGTCTGCACCTCGAGCGATCCCCGCAACCAGCGTCTGAGGCCTTCGCTGCTCCTGGAGTGGAGAGATTTCAGGATTCTGGTCGATTCCTCGAGTGATTTCCGCCAGCAGGCCCTGCGGCACCGCATCGACCGTCTCGATGCCGTCCTCTACACGCACGCGCATGCCGATCACGTCATGGGACTGGACGACTTGCGCATCTACAACTTCCGCCAGCGAGCCGATCTCCCGGTGTACGGCAGTCCCTCGACCCTCGATCAGCTGCGGCGCACCTTCTGGTACGCCTTCGAGGAGACCCAGGAAGGCGGCGGCAAGCCGCGCCTCGACCTGCGTCGCATCGAAGCTCCTTTCGATCTCCTCGGCGAGGTGGTGACTCCTGTGCGCCTCTGGCACGGCGATCTCGAGGTCACGGGCTACCGCATCGGCAATTTCGCCTATTGCACCGACTGCAACCGGATTCCGCCGGAATCGATGCGCGCCCTCGCCGATCTCGACATTCTGGTCCTGGACGCATTGCGGCCCACGGTGCACCCGACCCACCTGTCGATTCCCCAGGCGCTGGCGATTCTCGCCGACCTGCAGCCGCGCCTCGCCTACCTCGTTCACATGAGCCATGACGTGGAGCACGCCGAGACCCAGGCGCTGCTCCCGGCGTCGGTCCATCTGGCCTATGACGGCCTGGTCCTCGAGACTTAG